The proteins below are encoded in one region of Rhizobacter sp.:
- the murF gene encoding UDP-N-acetylmuramoyl-tripeptide--D-alanyl-D-alanine ligase, protein MMMTLAQAHALLSGSTLVGDGALTLNRVHSDTRTLQAGDFFVALKGERFDAHDFLSQAQSAGAVAALAERGLVEAGLPGLQVADSKQALGALAAAWRARFQLPLIAITGSNGKTTCTQMTASVLRAWQGEAAFWTEGNFNNDIGVPLTLLRMRDTHHAAVIELGMNHPGEIAGLATMAAPTVALVNNAQREHQEFMATVEAVARENATVFDALGPTGTAVFPADDTYAPLWHQLAGMRPTLTFALKGAADVTADAEWAIDHWSLMLHTPAGFAAVQLRMPGWHNVKNALAVTACALAAGAPLDAIVRGLEAFEPVKGRSQLKRAQVQGVPVALVDDTYNANPDSVRAAVEVLSQLPGPHWLVLGDMGEVGDQGPAFHREVGAYARTHGIDALWTVGQLCRYAADAYGPGARHFDSVAALLTALPAAPDCASMLVKGSRFMKMEQVVAALVPAAPAQQQKGH, encoded by the coding sequence ATGATGATGACGCTCGCCCAAGCCCACGCACTGCTCTCTGGCTCCACGCTGGTGGGCGATGGCGCGCTCACGCTGAACCGCGTGCACTCCGACACGCGCACGCTGCAGGCCGGCGACTTTTTCGTGGCGCTGAAAGGTGAGCGTTTCGACGCGCACGACTTCCTCTCGCAGGCGCAATCTGCCGGTGCGGTGGCCGCGCTCGCCGAGCGAGGCCTCGTCGAAGCCGGCCTGCCGGGCCTGCAGGTGGCCGACAGCAAGCAGGCGCTGGGCGCGCTGGCTGCCGCATGGCGCGCACGCTTCCAGCTGCCGTTGATTGCCATCACCGGCAGCAACGGCAAGACCACCTGCACGCAGATGACGGCTTCGGTGCTGCGTGCGTGGCAGGGCGAGGCTGCGTTCTGGACCGAAGGCAATTTCAACAACGACATCGGCGTGCCGCTCACGCTGCTGCGGATGCGCGACACGCACCACGCCGCCGTGATCGAACTCGGCATGAACCACCCGGGCGAGATTGCCGGCTTGGCCACGATGGCGGCGCCCACCGTCGCGCTCGTCAACAACGCCCAGCGCGAGCACCAGGAATTCATGGCGACGGTCGAAGCCGTGGCGCGCGAGAACGCGACGGTGTTCGACGCGCTCGGCCCGACCGGCACCGCCGTGTTCCCCGCCGACGACACATACGCGCCGCTGTGGCACCAGCTCGCCGGCATGCGCCCCACGCTGACCTTCGCCCTCAAGGGCGCGGCCGACGTGACGGCCGATGCCGAGTGGGCCATCGACCACTGGTCGCTGATGCTGCACACACCGGCCGGTTTCGCCGCCGTGCAACTGCGCATGCCCGGCTGGCACAACGTGAAGAACGCGCTGGCCGTCACCGCCTGCGCGCTCGCTGCCGGTGCGCCGCTCGACGCGATCGTGCGCGGCCTCGAAGCCTTCGAGCCGGTGAAAGGCCGCTCGCAGCTCAAGCGCGCGCAGGTGCAGGGCGTGCCAGTGGCCCTCGTCGACGACACCTACAACGCCAACCCCGACTCGGTGCGTGCTGCCGTCGAGGTGCTGTCGCAGCTGCCCGGCCCACACTGGCTCGTGCTCGGTGACATGGGCGAGGTGGGCGACCAGGGCCCGGCCTTTCACCGCGAGGTGGGCGCGTATGCGCGCACGCACGGCATCGATGCGCTGTGGACCGTCGGCCAGCTCTGCCGCTACGCCGCCGATGCCTACGGCCCGGGCGCGCGTCACTTCGATTCGGTGGCTGCACTGCTGACCGCGCTGCCCGCCGCACCCGACTGCGCCTCGATGCTGGTCAAGGGTTCGCGCTTCATGAAGATGGAACAGGTGGTGGCCGCCCTCGTGCCCGCGGCTCCTGCACAACAACAAAAAGGACATTGA
- the rsmH gene encoding 16S rRNA (cytosine(1402)-N(4))-methyltransferase RsmH encodes MFEHTTVLLNEAVDALVTSVDGTYLDGTFGRGGHSRLLLSRLSDKGRVVAIDRDLQAVAAATTGATRVDDPRFSIHHTSFAHMADALAAQGISKVNGLLLDLGVSSPQIDDPDRGFSFRHDGPLDMRMDTSRGESAADFLARADERLITEVIKNYGEERFALQVAKALVARRQSGNPVRTTRDLSEVVAGAVKTREPGQNPATRTFQALRIFVNAELEELEQALSAAIDLLLPGGRLVVISFHSLEDRIVKTFIANESKEVFDRRAPFAAPKAMRLKSLGRVKPSDEEVNANPRSRSAVMRIAERTEALA; translated from the coding sequence ATGTTTGAACACACCACCGTGCTCCTGAACGAGGCGGTCGACGCGCTCGTGACGAGCGTCGACGGCACCTATCTCGATGGCACCTTCGGCCGCGGCGGCCATTCGCGGCTGCTGCTCTCGCGGCTCTCCGACAAGGGGAGGGTCGTCGCCATCGACAGGGACCTGCAAGCCGTTGCCGCCGCCACGACAGGAGCAACGCGGGTCGATGACCCGCGTTTTTCCATCCATCACACGAGCTTTGCGCACATGGCCGACGCCTTGGCCGCGCAGGGCATCTCCAAGGTCAATGGGCTCCTGCTCGATCTGGGTGTGTCTTCGCCCCAGATCGACGACCCGGATCGCGGGTTCAGCTTCCGCCACGACGGCCCGCTGGACATGCGCATGGACACATCGCGGGGTGAGAGCGCCGCGGATTTCCTGGCCCGCGCCGACGAGCGCCTGATTACGGAGGTGATCAAGAACTATGGGGAAGAACGGTTTGCTCTACAGGTTGCAAAGGCGCTTGTTGCTCGGCGCCAAAGCGGGAATCCAGTTCGAACCACTCGCGACCTTTCCGAAGTCGTGGCTGGCGCGGTCAAAACCCGCGAGCCGGGCCAGAACCCTGCAACGCGCACATTTCAGGCTCTTCGGATTTTCGTCAACGCCGAGCTTGAGGAACTCGAACAAGCTCTGAGCGCGGCGATCGACCTCTTGCTGCCCGGCGGGCGGCTGGTGGTCATCAGCTTCCACTCGCTCGAAGACCGCATCGTCAAGACCTTCATCGCCAACGAGAGCAAGGAGGTCTTCGACCGCCGGGCTCCGTTTGCGGCACCGAAGGCGATGCGGCTCAAGTCACTGGGGCGTGTCAAACCTTCCGACGAGGAGGTCAACGCCAACCCACGCTCACGCTCTGCCGTGATGCGCATTGCTGAAAGAACGGAGGCCTTGGCATGA
- a CDS encoding UDP-N-acetylmuramoyl-L-alanyl-D-glutamate--2,6-diaminopimelate ligase → MTASPVSLTTLLDVGSAVAWLKSRGVKQLRTDSRRVQPGDAFIAWPGYANDGRQFVPAALAAGAAACLVEAKGAEAFHFDGAKVGALAGLKAATGPLASAWYEQPSKRLDVVAVTGTNGKTSTAWWVAQALSLLGKRCGVVGTLGVGEPPSAAAAPGATIQSTGLTTPDPVTLQAGFKGFVDQGFQACAIEASSIGIVEHRMAGTQVAVALFTNFTRDHIDYHGTMEAYWAAKAQLFNWPGLHAAVLNVDDERGAVLAPLLANLDVWTYSTKGFARLRASDVAYRDGGLCFTVREGDAASGVRTGLIGDYNVSNLLAVIGGLRALGIPLADAARVCAQLTPVPGRMQQVGGGEQPVVVVDYAHTPDALEKALQAVRPFAQERQGTLWCVFGCGGNRDATKRPLMGAIAEREADQVVVTSDNPRLEAPGQILTQIVAGMARPDRALVIEDRRAAIVHAVKNAKPQDVILVAGKGHEAEQDIGGVKHPFSDVDESRTALAARVSP, encoded by the coding sequence ATGACGGCCTCTCCCGTGTCATTGACCACCTTGCTTGACGTGGGCAGCGCCGTCGCGTGGCTGAAGAGCCGCGGCGTGAAGCAGCTGCGCACCGACAGCCGGCGTGTGCAGCCGGGCGACGCCTTCATCGCGTGGCCGGGCTATGCGAACGACGGTCGCCAGTTCGTGCCCGCCGCCCTGGCGGCCGGTGCCGCGGCGTGCCTGGTCGAGGCCAAGGGGGCCGAAGCCTTCCACTTCGACGGCGCGAAGGTCGGTGCGCTGGCAGGCCTCAAGGCCGCCACCGGGCCGCTCGCGAGCGCCTGGTACGAGCAGCCGAGCAAGCGGCTCGACGTGGTGGCCGTGACCGGCACCAACGGCAAGACCTCCACCGCGTGGTGGGTGGCGCAGGCGCTCTCGCTGCTGGGCAAACGCTGCGGCGTGGTCGGTACGCTGGGCGTGGGCGAGCCGCCATCGGCCGCGGCAGCGCCGGGTGCGACCATCCAGTCGACCGGCCTCACCACGCCAGACCCCGTCACGCTGCAGGCCGGCTTCAAGGGCTTCGTCGACCAGGGTTTCCAGGCCTGCGCCATCGAGGCCTCGTCGATCGGCATCGTGGAGCACCGCATGGCGGGCACGCAGGTGGCGGTGGCCTTGTTCACCAACTTCACCCGCGACCACATCGACTACCACGGCACGATGGAGGCCTACTGGGCCGCCAAGGCCCAGCTCTTCAACTGGCCCGGGCTGCATGCGGCGGTGCTCAACGTCGACGACGAGCGCGGCGCGGTGCTCGCGCCCCTGCTGGCCAACCTCGACGTGTGGACGTACAGCACCAAAGGCTTTGCGCGCCTGCGGGCCAGCGACGTGGCCTACCGCGACGGCGGCCTATGTTTCACCGTGCGCGAGGGTGATGCCGCGAGCGGTGTGCGCACCGGCCTGATCGGCGACTACAACGTATCGAACCTGCTGGCCGTGATCGGCGGCTTGCGTGCGCTCGGCATCCCGCTCGCCGACGCGGCGCGGGTCTGCGCCCAGCTCACGCCAGTGCCCGGCCGCATGCAGCAGGTGGGCGGTGGCGAGCAGCCGGTGGTGGTGGTGGACTACGCCCACACACCCGACGCGCTGGAAAAAGCGCTGCAGGCCGTGCGCCCCTTCGCGCAGGAACGCCAGGGCACGCTGTGGTGCGTGTTCGGCTGCGGCGGCAACCGCGACGCGACCAAGCGCCCGCTGATGGGCGCCATCGCCGAGCGCGAGGCCGACCAGGTGGTGGTGACGAGCGACAACCCGCGCCTGGAAGCGCCGGGCCAGATCCTCACGCAGATCGTCGCCGGCATGGCGCGGCCGGATCGTGCGCTCGTGATCGAAGACCGCCGCGCGGCCATCGTGCATGCGGTGAAGAACGCGAAGCCGCAAGACGTGATCCTCGTCGCCGGCAAGGGCCACGAGGCCGAGCAGGACATCGGCGGGGTGAAGCACCCGTTCTCCGATGTGGACGAGTCGCGCACGGCGCTTGCCGCGAGGGTGTCGCCATGA
- the mraZ gene encoding division/cell wall cluster transcriptional repressor MraZ yields MANIVFQGPAALTLDGKGRIAMPSRHREVLSAMNVSQLTITKHPEGSLLVFPRPAWEIFRDKVAALPMEAAGWKRVFLGNAMDVEIDGSSRVLIAPELRAAAGLTREVMLLGMGSHFELWDAARYAEHEAKVMQSPMPESLKSFSF; encoded by the coding sequence GTGGCAAACATTGTGTTCCAGGGTCCAGCCGCGCTGACGCTGGACGGCAAAGGGCGTATCGCCATGCCGTCGCGTCACCGCGAGGTCCTGTCCGCAATGAACGTGAGCCAGCTCACCATCACCAAGCACCCGGAAGGGTCGCTGCTGGTGTTCCCCCGCCCCGCCTGGGAAATCTTCCGCGACAAGGTCGCCGCGCTCCCGATGGAAGCGGCCGGCTGGAAGCGTGTCTTCCTCGGCAACGCGATGGACGTGGAAATCGACGGCTCCTCGCGCGTGCTGATCGCGCCCGAGCTGCGCGCGGCGGCCGGCCTCACGCGTGAAGTCATGCTGCTCGGGATGGGCAGCCACTTCGAGCTGTGGGACGCCGCCCGCTACGCCGAGCACGAGGCCAAGGTGATGCAGTCGCCGATGCCCGAGTCGCTGAAGAGCTTCAGCTTCTGA
- the ftsL gene encoding cell division protein FtsL — protein MTRLNVLLLVALVMSSVYLVRVSYDSRRLFAQLDRAQSEARQLEIEHERLIAEKQSQATPLRVEKVARERLAMRNATPAVTQYVPYSPAAASAPGGAK, from the coding sequence ATGACCCGTCTGAACGTTCTGCTGCTGGTGGCGCTCGTGATGAGCAGCGTCTATCTTGTCCGTGTGTCCTACGACTCACGGCGCCTCTTCGCGCAGCTGGACCGCGCGCAGAGCGAGGCTCGCCAGCTGGAGATCGAGCATGAGCGGCTGATCGCCGAGAAGCAGTCTCAGGCCACGCCGCTGCGGGTGGAGAAGGTCGCGCGCGAGCGCCTGGCGATGCGCAATGCCACACCCGCCGTCACGCAGTACGTGCCGTATTCGCCTGCGGCCGCTTCGGCCCCGGGGGGCGCGAAATGA
- the mraY gene encoding phospho-N-acetylmuramoyl-pentapeptide-transferase, protein MLLSLFQWLQSLYPEQLGFLRVFQYLTFRAVLAAMTALLIGLAFGPWVIRRLTALKIGQPIREYGVQQHIAKSGTPTMGGVLILIAIGISTLLWFDWSNRFVWIVMIVTMGFGAIGWVDDWRKVVKKDPEGMRSREKFFWQSLIGLVAAVYLAFSVSETSNLRVLELFIRWVQSGFSNDLPPKADLMIPFIKTISYPLGVFGFIILTYLVIVGASNAVNLTDGLDGLAIMPVVMVGSALGVFAYVVGSSVYSKYLLFPYIPGAGELLIFCAAMAGAGLAFLWFNAHPAQVFMGDVGALSLGGALGTIAVITRQEIVLGIMGGIFVVEALSVMLQVSWFKYTKKKTGTGRRILKMAPLHHHFEKSGWKETQVVVRFWIITMLLCLVGLASLKLR, encoded by the coding sequence ATGCTGCTGAGTCTCTTCCAGTGGCTGCAGAGCCTGTACCCGGAGCAACTCGGGTTCCTGCGCGTCTTCCAGTACCTCACCTTCCGTGCGGTGCTGGCGGCGATGACCGCTTTGCTGATCGGCCTTGCCTTCGGGCCGTGGGTGATCCGACGCTTGACGGCACTCAAGATCGGCCAGCCCATCCGCGAATACGGCGTGCAGCAGCACATCGCCAAGAGCGGCACGCCCACCATGGGTGGCGTGCTGATCCTCATTGCCATCGGCATCAGCACACTGCTGTGGTTTGACTGGAGCAACCGCTTCGTCTGGATCGTGATGATCGTGACGATGGGCTTCGGCGCCATCGGCTGGGTCGACGACTGGCGCAAGGTCGTCAAGAAAGACCCTGAAGGCATGCGCTCGCGCGAGAAGTTCTTCTGGCAGTCGCTGATCGGCCTGGTGGCGGCGGTGTACCTCGCGTTCAGCGTGTCGGAGACTTCCAACCTGCGGGTGCTGGAACTCTTCATCCGCTGGGTGCAGAGCGGCTTCTCGAACGACCTGCCGCCCAAGGCCGACCTGATGATCCCCTTCATCAAGACGATCAGCTACCCGCTGGGCGTCTTCGGTTTCATCATCCTCACCTACCTCGTGATCGTGGGGGCGAGCAACGCGGTGAACCTCACCGACGGCCTCGATGGCCTGGCGATCATGCCGGTGGTGATGGTGGGCTCGGCGCTCGGCGTGTTCGCCTATGTGGTGGGCAGCTCGGTGTACTCGAAGTACCTGCTGTTCCCCTACATCCCCGGTGCCGGCGAGCTGCTCATCTTCTGTGCCGCGATGGCCGGCGCGGGCCTCGCCTTCTTGTGGTTCAACGCCCATCCGGCGCAGGTGTTCATGGGCGACGTGGGCGCGCTGTCGCTGGGCGGCGCGCTCGGGACGATTGCCGTCATCACCCGCCAGGAGATCGTGCTCGGGATCATGGGTGGCATCTTCGTGGTCGAAGCGCTGTCGGTGATGCTGCAGGTGAGCTGGTTCAAGTACACGAAGAAGAAGACCGGCACCGGCCGGCGCATTTTGAAGATGGCGCCGCTGCACCACCACTTCGAGAAATCGGGCTGGAAGGAGACGCAGGTCGTCGTGCGCTTCTGGATCATCACCATGTTGTTGTGCCTGGTCGGATTGGCCAGTCTGAAGTTGCGTTGA
- the ftsW gene encoding putative lipid II flippase FtsW: protein MTTLAGRFAFVGSLKERLLSLVKRDGGTSVPIRDWTGASGQPTKLQGFDLQLIWVVLALMALGLVMVYSASVALPDNPKFARYAPTHFLMRHALSILVAFVAAVIVIQVPVNVWEKFAPWVFVAALLLLVLVLIPGIGKGVNGARRWIPLGFTNFQPSELAKLAIALYAANYMVRKMEVKENFFRAVMPMAVSVAVVGLLLLAEPDMGAFMVIAAIAMGILFLGGVNGRMFFLITAVLVGAFVLMITFSEWRRERIFAYLNPWDEKYTLGKAYQLSHSLIAFGRGEIFGQGLGGSVEKLHYLPEAHTDFLLAVIGEELGFIGVAAVICAFFWLARRIFHIGRQAVALDRVFAGLFAQGIGIWIGGQAFINMGVNLGVLPTKGLTLPLMSFGGSGILMNLVALAIVLRIDIENRQLMRGGRA from the coding sequence GTGACGACGCTTGCCGGCCGTTTCGCCTTCGTCGGTTCGCTGAAAGAGCGGCTGCTGTCGCTCGTCAAGCGCGACGGCGGCACCAGCGTGCCCATCCGCGACTGGACCGGCGCGTCCGGCCAGCCCACCAAGCTGCAAGGCTTCGACCTGCAGCTCATCTGGGTCGTGCTGGCCTTGATGGCGCTCGGGCTGGTGATGGTCTATTCGGCCTCGGTCGCCTTGCCCGACAACCCGAAGTTCGCCCGCTACGCGCCCACACACTTCCTCATGCGGCATGCGCTGTCGATCCTCGTGGCCTTCGTCGCCGCGGTGATCGTGATCCAGGTGCCGGTCAACGTGTGGGAGAAATTCGCCCCCTGGGTTTTCGTGGCGGCGCTGCTGCTGCTGGTGCTGGTGCTGATCCCTGGCATCGGCAAGGGCGTGAACGGCGCGCGTCGCTGGATCCCGCTGGGCTTCACCAACTTCCAGCCCTCCGAGCTCGCCAAGCTCGCCATCGCGCTCTACGCCGCCAACTACATGGTGCGCAAGATGGAGGTGAAGGAGAACTTCTTCCGCGCGGTGATGCCGATGGCGGTGAGCGTGGCGGTGGTGGGCCTCCTGCTGCTGGCCGAGCCCGACATGGGCGCGTTCATGGTGATCGCGGCCATCGCGATGGGCATCCTCTTCCTCGGTGGCGTGAACGGGCGCATGTTCTTCCTGATCACCGCCGTGCTGGTGGGCGCTTTCGTGCTGATGATCACCTTCAGCGAATGGCGGCGCGAGCGCATCTTTGCGTACCTGAACCCGTGGGACGAGAAGTACACGCTGGGCAAGGCCTACCAGCTCTCGCACTCGCTGATCGCCTTCGGCCGCGGCGAGATCTTCGGCCAGGGGCTGGGCGGCAGTGTCGAGAAGCTGCACTACCTGCCCGAGGCGCACACCGACTTCCTGCTCGCGGTGATCGGAGAGGAGCTGGGCTTCATCGGCGTGGCCGCGGTGATCTGCGCCTTCTTCTGGCTCGCGCGGCGCATCTTCCACATCGGCCGCCAGGCGGTGGCGCTCGACCGGGTGTTCGCCGGTTTGTTCGCGCAAGGCATCGGCATCTGGATCGGCGGCCAGGCCTTCATCAACATGGGCGTGAACCTGGGCGTGCTGCCGACCAAGGGGCTGACGCTGCCGCTCATGAGCTTCGGCGGCTCGGGCATCCTGATGAATCTCGTGGCGCTTGCGATCGTGTTGCGCATCGACATCGAGAACCGGCAGTTGATGAGAGGAGGCCGCGCATGA
- the murD gene encoding UDP-N-acetylmuramoyl-L-alanine--D-glutamate ligase, whose protein sequence is MKHLKDAHVLVLGLGESGLAMARWCAEHGARVRVWDSRETAPQDAALKEQVPSAERLSGVLDAALMREGVQLVLKSPGLAPTDERIAPLLTLARETGVPVQGELDLFVRALADLKAERGYAPKVIAITGTNGKTTTTSMTGQLIERTGKRVAVAGNIGPTMLQTLADALALEPTPEVPAVEAVAEAGAAVPNEPVTEPPAPVDDDVIAAETETLGAQEISAEAEAAALAAEPAVAAVAVESPADDEPTGGGPPPHLIPPPPPGPVFEHLPEVWVLELSSFQLDGVQGFEPTAATVLNVTQDHLDWHGSMESYAAAKARIFGSGAVMVINRDDPLVEKMIPPPVPGKGRFAKPIERHVVRFGLDAPQRPGDFGVLVENGIAWLVRALEPDESGVKKPKKGAAVEEEDLMIQRLMPADALRVRGRHNAANALAALALATAAGSPLAPMLHGLREYAGEPHRVEFVATVNGVEAYDDSKGTNVGATVAALNGLGEDKSPSKLVVILGGDGKGQDFAPLATPVQHHARAVATIGRDAEAIEQVLRFTGVPVQRHATLEEATRWAFQRAHAGDAVLLSPACASLDMFRNYAHRAEVFVAEVQAVASAGGEVV, encoded by the coding sequence ATGAAGCATCTGAAGGACGCTCATGTGCTGGTACTGGGACTCGGTGAGTCCGGCTTGGCCATGGCGCGCTGGTGTGCGGAACACGGCGCGCGTGTGCGTGTGTGGGACTCGCGCGAAACCGCTCCGCAAGACGCGGCGCTGAAAGAGCAGGTGCCGTCGGCTGAACGCCTGAGCGGCGTGCTCGACGCCGCACTGATGCGCGAGGGCGTGCAGCTGGTGCTGAAGAGCCCGGGCCTCGCCCCGACCGACGAACGCATCGCCCCCTTGCTCACGCTCGCGCGCGAGACCGGTGTGCCGGTGCAGGGCGAGCTCGACCTCTTCGTCCGTGCGCTGGCCGATCTGAAGGCCGAGCGAGGCTACGCCCCGAAGGTGATCGCGATCACCGGCACCAACGGCAAGACCACCACCACCTCGATGACCGGCCAGCTGATCGAGCGCACCGGCAAACGTGTGGCCGTGGCCGGCAACATCGGGCCGACGATGCTGCAGACGCTGGCCGATGCGCTGGCGCTGGAGCCGACGCCCGAGGTGCCTGCAGTGGAAGCCGTTGCCGAGGCTGGCGCGGCCGTGCCCAACGAGCCGGTGACCGAGCCGCCCGCGCCGGTCGACGACGACGTGATCGCCGCCGAAACGGAAACGCTCGGTGCGCAGGAGATTTCTGCAGAAGCCGAAGCCGCTGCGCTGGCGGCCGAGCCGGCTGTGGCAGCCGTTGCCGTTGAATCGCCGGCCGACGATGAGCCCACCGGCGGCGGCCCTCCGCCTCACCTGATCCCACCGCCGCCGCCCGGCCCGGTGTTCGAGCACTTGCCCGAGGTGTGGGTGCTGGAGCTCTCCAGCTTCCAGCTCGACGGCGTGCAAGGCTTCGAGCCCACCGCCGCCACCGTGCTCAACGTGACGCAGGACCACCTGGACTGGCACGGCAGCATGGAGTCGTATGCGGCCGCGAAGGCGCGCATCTTCGGCAGCGGCGCGGTGATGGTCATCAACCGCGACGACCCGCTGGTCGAGAAGATGATCCCGCCGCCTGTGCCGGGCAAGGGCCGCTTCGCCAAGCCGATCGAGCGCCACGTGGTGCGCTTCGGCCTCGATGCGCCGCAGCGCCCGGGCGACTTCGGCGTGCTGGTCGAGAACGGCATCGCCTGGCTGGTGCGTGCGCTCGAGCCCGATGAGTCCGGTGTGAAGAAGCCCAAGAAGGGCGCCGCGGTCGAAGAGGAAGACCTCATGATCCAGCGCCTGATGCCGGCGGATGCGCTGCGCGTGAGAGGCCGCCACAACGCCGCCAACGCGCTGGCCGCACTGGCGCTCGCCACCGCGGCCGGCAGCCCGCTCGCGCCCATGCTGCATGGCCTGCGCGAGTACGCAGGCGAGCCGCATCGCGTGGAGTTCGTCGCCACCGTCAACGGCGTCGAGGCGTATGACGACAGCAAGGGCACCAACGTCGGCGCCACCGTCGCGGCGCTGAATGGCCTGGGCGAAGACAAGTCGCCCAGCAAGCTCGTTGTCATCCTCGGCGGTGACGGCAAGGGGCAGGACTTCGCGCCGCTCGCCACCCCCGTGCAGCACCACGCGCGCGCGGTGGCCACGATCGGCCGCGATGCCGAGGCCATCGAGCAGGTGCTGCGCTTCACCGGCGTGCCGGTGCAACGCCATGCCACGCTGGAAGAGGCCACGCGCTGGGCTTTCCAGCGCGCGCATGCAGGTGACGCGGTGCTCTTGAGCCCGGCCTGCGCGAGCCTTGACATGTTCCGCAACTACGCGCACCGCGCCGAGGTCTTCGTGGCCGAAGTGCAGGCCGTGGCGTCGGCGGGCGGGGAGGTCGTGTGA
- a CDS encoding penicillin-binding protein 2: MKLPGSKSQKNPKAGAVNVRSVMYSTSPLLASKTPPWRSKFLVGLVGLGFCVLAGRAVYVQIVGNDFFLKQGEIRYARTLELAASRGRITDRSGLILASSVPAPSLWVIPKDFEADKHQRANLAKLLGMTPTELANRLDDSPNFVWLRRQVDDAVAKKALSLGIKGLYQVREFKRKYPEGEAAAHVVGFTNIEEKGQEGIELAFQKDLQGRNGTRRVVKDRLGRVVEDIGESVQPVDGRDIQLSIDSKVQFYAYQRIRDAVAQHKAKAGSVVVLDVQSGEVLALANFPSYSPNDRQNLTGGQLRNRALTDTFEPGSTMKPFIVSLAMETGRVSPKTVIATAPGSINITGSTIRDAHPHGDLTVEEVIQKSSNVGTVKMAMQMQPREMWELYTQVGLGQRPQIDFPGAVSGRLRPYKTWRPVEQATMSYGYGLSASLFQLARAYTVFARDGELVPTSILKNHNLPNDVQAPGVRVMSPKTAQAVRHMLQMAAGPGGTAPKAQTIGYSVGGKSGTAHKQEGKGYADKKYRSWFVGMAPIDKPRIVVAVMVDEPSDGKYFGGDVAAPVFSEVVQQTLRSMSVPPDLEVKQQIVTNKLPVVEESF, encoded by the coding sequence ATGAAGCTGCCGGGTAGCAAGTCTCAGAAGAACCCGAAGGCGGGCGCCGTCAACGTGCGCAGCGTCATGTATTCGACGAGCCCGCTGCTCGCCTCGAAGACGCCGCCGTGGCGTTCGAAGTTTCTTGTCGGCCTCGTCGGCCTGGGCTTCTGCGTGCTCGCCGGCCGCGCGGTCTACGTGCAGATCGTCGGCAACGACTTCTTCCTCAAGCAGGGCGAGATCCGCTACGCCCGCACGCTGGAGCTCGCCGCCAGCCGCGGCCGCATCACCGACCGCAGCGGGCTCATCCTCGCTTCCAGCGTGCCCGCGCCTTCGCTGTGGGTCATCCCCAAGGACTTCGAGGCCGACAAGCACCAGCGCGCCAACCTCGCCAAGCTTTTGGGCATGACCCCCACCGAGCTCGCCAACCGGCTCGACGACAGCCCCAACTTCGTGTGGCTGCGCCGCCAGGTCGATGACGCCGTGGCGAAAAAGGCGCTGTCGCTCGGCATCAAGGGCCTCTACCAGGTGCGCGAGTTCAAGCGCAAGTACCCCGAGGGCGAGGCGGCGGCGCACGTGGTGGGCTTCACCAACATCGAGGAGAAGGGCCAGGAAGGCATCGAGCTCGCGTTCCAGAAAGACCTGCAGGGCCGCAACGGCACCCGCCGTGTGGTGAAGGATCGCCTGGGCCGCGTGGTCGAAGACATCGGCGAGAGCGTGCAGCCGGTCGATGGCCGCGACATCCAGCTCTCGATCGACTCGAAGGTGCAGTTCTACGCCTACCAGCGCATCCGCGACGCGGTGGCGCAGCACAAGGCCAAGGCCGGCAGCGTGGTGGTGCTCGACGTGCAGAGCGGCGAGGTGCTGGCGCTGGCCAACTTCCCGAGCTACTCACCCAACGACCGGCAAAACCTCACCGGCGGCCAGCTGCGCAACCGCGCGCTGACCGACACCTTCGAGCCCGGCTCGACCATGAAGCCCTTCATCGTGTCGCTCGCGATGGAGACCGGCCGCGTGTCGCCCAAGACCGTGATCGCCACCGCACCGGGCAGCATCAACATCACCGGCTCCACCATCCGCGATGCCCACCCGCACGGCGACCTGACGGTGGAAGAGGTGATCCAGAAGTCGAGCAACGTCGGCACCGTCAAGATGGCGATGCAGATGCAGCCGCGCGAGATGTGGGAGCTGTACACGCAGGTGGGCCTCGGCCAGCGGCCGCAGATCGACTTCCCCGGCGCGGTGAGCGGGCGCCTGCGTCCCTACAAGACCTGGCGCCCGGTGGAACAGGCGACCATGAGCTACGGCTATGGCCTGTCGGCGAGCCTCTTCCAGCTGGCGCGGGCGTACACCGTGTTCGCGCGCGATGGCGAGCTGGTGCCGACCTCGATCCTCAAGAACCACAACCTGCCGAACGACGTGCAGGCGCCGGGTGTGCGCGTGATGTCGCCCAAGACCGCGCAGGCCGTGCGCCACATGCTGCAAATGGCCGCCGGCCCCGGCGGCACCGCGCCCAAGGCGCAGACCATCGGCTACTCGGTGGGCGGCAAGTCGGGCACCGCGCACAAGCAGGAAGGCAAGGGCTACGCCGACAAGAAGTACCGCTCGTGGTTCGTCGGCATGGCGCCGATCGACAAGCCGCGCATCGTGGTGGCGGTGATGGTCGACGAGCCGAGCGACGGCAAGTATTTCGGTGGCGACGTGGCCGCGCCGGTGTTCAGCGAAGTCGTGCAGCAGACGCTGCGTTCGATGAGCGTGCCGCCCGACCTCGAGGTCAAGCAGCAGATCGTGACGAACAAGCTGCCGGTGGTGGAGGAGAGCTTCTGA